GCCGCACAATCGACCTCATCCTCCTCTCCAGGTGCCGCCCATGGCCTACGCCTCGCTCGCAACCGGCGTGCTGCTCGCCGCCGGCTACGGGTCGCGCTTCGATCCGGACGGTCTGCACAATAAACTGCTCGCCCGCATGCCGGACGGCGGCATCGTCGCGCATGAAGCCGCGCATCGCCTGCTGCTGGTGGTCAGCCGCGTGCTCGCCGTGGTGAGGCCAGGATCCGAAGCGCTGGCCCGCATGCTCAATGAGGCCGGTTGCGACGTGGTGTTCTCGGCCGACGCCGAACGCGGCATGGGCGCGAGCCTTGCCGCCGGCATCGAAGCGAGCGCCGACTCGGAAGGCTGGATCGTCGCGCTGGCCGATATGCCGCGCATTGCTGTCGCCACGGTAGAAGCCGTAGCGCGCACGCTCGACGGCGGAGCATCGATTGTCGTGCCGTTTTATCAGGGCCAACGCGGGCATCCGGTCGGTTTCGGCGCGGAGCACGGCGAAGCCTTGCGCGGACTCGACGGCGACACCGGCGCCCGTGCCCTGCTGGCCGCAAACCGGGTCGCACGTCTGGATCTCGACGATCCGGGCATCCTGCGCGACGTGGATACACCCGACGATCTCGCCGGCGTGTGACCGGACAACCCTGCGTGCAACCTCCCAGACGATCTCGCGCGACGCCTCCCGGGGCAGCGCCGCGCTCAGGCACACGCCTTGCGAATGCACTGACGTTGTGCGCAGCGCGCGCCAATACCGACTAAGCTGATGTGACGCGTTCCCGTCGTCGCGTCAGACGCGGTATCCCGCGTGCCTCGCCTCCGACAATCCAGTGCGACTCCCATGAGCGAAACCAGCCCGCGTCTTTTTGTTGTCTCGCCCCATTTCGACGATGCCGTCTTTAGTTGCGGCGCGTTGCTCGCCACCCATCCCGACGCCGTCGTCTGCACCGTCTTCGCCGCGGCGCCCGAGCCGGATATGCAGACTGAATGGGACCAGCAGGCCGGCTTTACGAGCGCGCAGGAATCGGTGAATGCGCGCACACTGGAAGACAATCGTGCGCTCGAACTGCTCGACGCGGTCCCGGTCAGGATGCCGTTTCGCGACGGCCAGTATCTGGACTCGCCGTCGATCAGCAGATTGTCGGCTGCGCTTGAAGAAACCATTTACCGCTCGACCGCGAACACGCTGGTGATGCCGCTCGGTCTGCATCACGCCGATCACGCGCTGGTCTACGACGCCTGCATCGAAATCCTGCCGCGGCTGTCGCACCTGACGTGGTTTGCCTACGAGGATGCGATCCACCGCCGCCAGCCGGGCGTGGTCGAGGCGCGCCTCG
The sequence above is drawn from the Paraburkholderia phenazinium genome and encodes:
- a CDS encoding nucleotidyltransferase family protein, producing MAYASLATGVLLAAGYGSRFDPDGLHNKLLARMPDGGIVAHEAAHRLLLVVSRVLAVVRPGSEALARMLNEAGCDVVFSADAERGMGASLAAGIEASADSEGWIVALADMPRIAVATVEAVARTLDGGASIVVPFYQGQRGHPVGFGAEHGEALRGLDGDTGARALLAANRVARLDLDDPGILRDVDTPDDLAGV
- a CDS encoding PIG-L deacetylase family protein, producing the protein MSETSPRLFVVSPHFDDAVFSCGALLATHPDAVVCTVFAAAPEPDMQTEWDQQAGFTSAQESVNARTLEDNRALELLDAVPVRMPFRDGQYLDSPSISRLSAALEETIYRSTANTLVMPLGLHHADHALVYDACIEILPRLSHLTWFAYEDAIHRRQPGVVEARLDDLALRGIMATPAHPSIAHTIDAERQAYLKREAVYAYESQLRAFGPKGYEDVFRAEHYWQLSVSRAPARRSSPAR